One region of Synechococcus elongatus PCC 11801 genomic DNA includes:
- the hemH gene encoding ferrochelatase has product MGRVGVLLLNLGGPERLEDVGPFLYNLFADPEIIRLPFPWLQKPLAWLISSLRTRKSQENYKQIGGGSPLRRITEEQAAALRQSLSDRGQEVQVYIGMRYWHPFTEEAIAQIKADGIERLVILPLYPQFSISTSGSSFRLLQRLRDRDPELQKIDCVVVPSWYERSGYLQAMADLIAQEIEKLEQPEQGHVFFSAHGVPVSYVEEAGDPYQREIEDCTRKIMETLGRSNPWTLAYQSRVGPVEWLQPYTEDALEELAEQGVKDLVVVPISFVSEHIETLEEIDIEYREIAEEAGIERFLRVPALNTHPLFIQDLSDLVEQTLEHPRFRLEDVSLLPKKVKLYPQERWEWGITLNAEVWNGRIAMLGFLALIVELLTGRGPLHALGLL; this is encoded by the coding sequence ATGGGGCGCGTCGGCGTCTTGCTACTCAATCTCGGCGGCCCAGAACGCCTTGAGGATGTTGGCCCCTTTTTGTACAACCTCTTTGCTGACCCTGAGATTATTCGCTTGCCCTTCCCGTGGCTGCAAAAGCCATTGGCTTGGCTAATCTCAAGTTTGCGCACGCGCAAGTCACAGGAAAATTACAAGCAGATTGGCGGTGGCTCGCCCCTGCGCCGAATTACCGAAGAGCAAGCAGCAGCGCTGCGACAGTCCCTCAGCGACCGCGGCCAAGAAGTGCAGGTCTACATCGGCATGCGCTACTGGCATCCCTTCACTGAAGAGGCGATCGCTCAGATCAAAGCGGACGGCATTGAACGCTTGGTGATCCTGCCGCTCTATCCTCAGTTCTCCATCAGTACCAGCGGCTCTAGCTTCCGCTTGCTGCAACGGCTGCGCGATCGCGATCCTGAGTTGCAGAAAATCGACTGCGTGGTCGTGCCTTCGTGGTACGAGCGATCGGGCTATCTACAGGCCATGGCTGATCTCATTGCTCAAGAGATTGAAAAACTCGAGCAACCGGAGCAGGGTCACGTTTTCTTCAGCGCCCACGGTGTCCCTGTGAGCTACGTTGAGGAGGCGGGCGATCCCTATCAGCGGGAAATTGAGGATTGCACCCGAAAAATCATGGAAACTCTCGGGCGATCGAATCCTTGGACGCTGGCCTATCAAAGTCGGGTTGGCCCTGTGGAGTGGCTGCAGCCCTACACCGAAGATGCCCTCGAAGAACTCGCCGAGCAAGGTGTCAAAGACCTTGTGGTGGTGCCGATTAGCTTCGTTTCGGAGCACATCGAGACCCTCGAAGAAATCGATATCGAGTATCGGGAGATTGCAGAAGAAGCTGGCATTGAGCGCTTCTTGCGCGTGCCAGCGCTCAATACCCATCCGCTGTTCATTCAAGATCTGAGTGATCTAGTAGAGCAAACGCTTGAGCACCCGCGCTTCCGCCTAGAAGATGTCAGCCTGCTGCCGAAGAAGGTCAAGCTCTATCCCCAAGAACGCTGGGAATGGGGGATCACGCTCAATGCCGAGGTTTGGAATGGCCGTATTGCCATGCTTGGTTTCTTGGCGTTGATCGTGGAATTGCTGACCGGTCGGGGGCCACTGCACGCATTGGGATTACTCTAG
- a CDS encoding class I SAM-dependent methyltransferase: MTSILRPLSYRYAWLYDTVTALSSVPVGGPQRLRQLLIEPLTLPRSAAVLDLCCGGGVTTAALCQRFDNVMGLDAAATAIERAKALTPQASYVVAQAEAMPFEAERFDLVHTSVALHEMTPEQRQQILQEAWRVLRPAGTLAILDLHQPHNPLFWPAIALFIELFETETAWQLVQSDLIGQLRAIGFDPIEEKLYSGGSLQALWARKPSDR, from the coding sequence ATGACCAGCATTCTTCGTCCCCTCAGCTATCGCTACGCCTGGCTCTATGACACCGTGACGGCACTCTCGTCGGTACCAGTCGGTGGTCCCCAACGACTCCGCCAGCTTCTGATTGAGCCCCTCACCCTGCCGCGATCGGCGGCTGTCCTAGATCTGTGTTGTGGGGGTGGCGTCACAACTGCGGCCCTCTGCCAGCGCTTTGACAACGTTATGGGTTTGGATGCTGCGGCGACGGCGATCGAACGAGCCAAAGCACTGACGCCACAGGCTAGCTATGTTGTGGCTCAGGCAGAAGCGATGCCCTTTGAGGCTGAACGCTTTGATCTAGTTCACACCAGCGTGGCCCTGCACGAAATGACACCGGAGCAGCGTCAGCAGATCTTGCAGGAGGCATGGCGCGTGCTGCGACCCGCTGGCACGCTGGCCATTCTCGACTTACATCAACCGCACAACCCGCTGTTTTGGCCAGCGATCGCGCTGTTTATCGAGCTCTTTGAAACGGAGACAGCTTGGCAACTGGTGCAGTCCGACTTAATCGGCCAACTGCGGGCGATCGGCTTCGATCCAATCGAGGAAAAACTCTATAGCGGCGGCAGCCTTCAGGCACTTTGGGCACGCAAGCCTAGCGATCGCTGA
- a CDS encoding O-antigen ligase family protein, with the protein MRRGLGIRQTSAEVAATTGILAGAVLAPYSPILAGIAVVPALIWSSWSQRSQLLKTPLNQALLVLSGLLLLSALFGTSGSMRWLGLANFLPFFWLLAVTPALLLKPPVLRSLLWILAIGALPVCLIGYLQIYADWGFSLKLGIVHWVVDAGGRASGRMDAFFGYPNWLAAYLLLPWTATLGLWCESLAQRHWQRWFGLSLVLLLIGGCLLLTDSRNAWIVAGSIALVFAFYEGLRWLVWGGVGYAIAVLWAAFGTTGRDAFRRWIPAFFWSRFSGDKFADIPRSPAESRLHQWQFAWQMTEARPWLGWGSHSFTQQYEAATQVWLGHPHNLVLMFSAEFGLPATLLLLGILGSILGRSLWICLRWPVHTPSDRQDQRLLLTLLLACLGFAIFNTADVTVFDVRNNLLSWIVLAALQGATTTFATQRSLGLRAQSA; encoded by the coding sequence TTGCGTAGAGGGTTAGGTATACGGCAGACATCAGCAGAAGTCGCCGCAACAACGGGCATTTTGGCTGGCGCTGTACTGGCGCCTTACAGTCCGATTTTGGCGGGCATCGCGGTTGTACCGGCGCTGATTTGGAGTAGCTGGAGCCAGCGATCGCAGCTGTTGAAAACGCCCCTCAACCAAGCGCTCTTAGTGCTGAGCGGACTGCTCTTACTCAGTGCCCTGTTTGGGACCTCAGGATCGATGCGCTGGCTTGGACTGGCGAATTTTTTGCCCTTCTTTTGGTTGCTGGCTGTCACTCCAGCACTGCTGCTAAAGCCGCCGGTCTTGCGATCGCTGCTCTGGATCTTAGCGATCGGGGCACTACCGGTCTGTTTGATTGGCTATTTGCAGATTTATGCAGACTGGGGATTTTCCCTCAAGCTGGGAATTGTCCACTGGGTCGTTGATGCGGGTGGCCGCGCTTCGGGACGCATGGATGCTTTCTTCGGCTATCCCAATTGGCTGGCAGCTTACTTGCTGCTGCCTTGGACTGCCACGCTTGGCCTCTGGTGTGAGAGCTTGGCGCAGCGGCACTGGCAACGTTGGTTCGGGCTCTCCTTGGTCTTGCTTCTCATTGGAGGCTGCCTGCTTCTGACCGATTCCCGCAATGCCTGGATTGTGGCGGGCTCGATTGCTCTGGTGTTTGCCTTCTACGAAGGGCTGCGCTGGCTAGTCTGGGGGGGAGTAGGCTATGCGATCGCAGTGCTCTGGGCTGCTTTTGGAACAACAGGTCGGGATGCCTTTCGCCGCTGGATTCCCGCTTTCTTTTGGTCTCGCTTCAGTGGTGACAAGTTTGCCGATATCCCGCGATCGCCCGCGGAATCACGACTCCATCAGTGGCAGTTTGCCTGGCAAATGACTGAGGCTCGGCCGTGGCTTGGGTGGGGCTCCCATAGCTTTACGCAGCAATACGAAGCGGCGACTCAAGTCTGGTTGGGACATCCACACAACCTCGTGCTGATGTTCAGTGCTGAGTTTGGACTGCCTGCAACCTTGCTCTTGCTGGGCATTCTGGGCAGTATTCTGGGGCGATCGTTGTGGATCTGCCTACGCTGGCCTGTCCATACACCGAGCGATCGCCAGGATCAACGGCTGTTGCTGACACTGCTCTTAGCCTGTCTTGGGTTCGCCATCTTCAATACGGCTGACGTCACAGTCTTTGATGTCCGCAACAATCTACTCAGCTGGATTGTCCTTGCGGCTCTCCAAGGGGCTACAACAACTTTTGCCACTCAGCGATCGCTAGGCTTGCGTGCCCAAAGTGCCTGA
- a CDS encoding YaaW family protein has protein sequence MQELQTALSLATEEELHEITAVLFQPKFNPWDYWRTPRPVEVSAQESAAWRQSIEQRFRFLAADGLTVLKGHWQQLSYHQVLVQICQHLKLPYQQAWSSLELESELFLRLAERLWRQLPADRGQALCDRLQQALAQSPAATRWPELLTRDSIRLWLEGSSAIAINSLIRPWLLQQLSRQLALEVARYQLVRTTCQQLGALGLHWPGQLALQGTKRAILGHTMRYGAVRSALGILGPVLWGCFLADLGWRAIATNYARIIPVVFTLAQIRLIRSEAIACVEG, from the coding sequence GTGCAGGAACTGCAAACGGCACTCAGCTTGGCGACTGAAGAAGAACTGCACGAAATTACAGCAGTGCTCTTTCAGCCCAAGTTCAATCCTTGGGATTACTGGCGCACCCCTCGTCCAGTCGAGGTTTCAGCCCAAGAGTCAGCAGCGTGGCGGCAGAGCATTGAGCAACGGTTCCGCTTCTTAGCAGCTGATGGCCTGACAGTCCTAAAGGGACACTGGCAACAGCTGAGCTATCACCAAGTGCTCGTTCAGATCTGTCAGCATCTGAAGCTTCCCTATCAACAGGCTTGGAGCAGTCTTGAGCTAGAGTCCGAGCTGTTTCTACGGCTGGCTGAGCGGTTGTGGCGTCAGCTGCCCGCCGATCGCGGTCAAGCACTCTGCGATCGCTTGCAGCAAGCCTTGGCTCAATCCCCAGCAGCAACCCGCTGGCCAGAGTTACTCACTCGCGACAGTATTCGCCTCTGGCTAGAAGGTAGCAGCGCGATCGCGATCAATAGTCTGATTCGTCCTTGGCTTCTGCAGCAGCTGAGTCGGCAACTAGCTTTGGAAGTGGCTCGCTATCAACTGGTGCGGACCACTTGCCAACAACTGGGGGCGTTGGGCCTGCACTGGCCGGGGCAACTGGCACTGCAGGGAACAAAGCGAGCCATTCTTGGCCATACGATGCGCTATGGAGCTGTGCGATCGGCCCTCGGTATTTTAGGGCCAGTTCTGTGGGGCTGCTTCCTGGCTGATCTGGGCTGGCGGGCGATCGCAACGAACTATGCACGGATCATTCCGGTGGTCTTTACCTTGGCTCAAATTCGCTTGATTCGGAGTGAGGCGATCGCTTGCGTAGAGGGTTAG
- the rlmD gene encoding 23S rRNA (uracil(1939)-C(5))-methyltransferase RlmD has product MASSSGLTWRQGDRLTLTIESLCDSGDGLGRAEGRVVFVPDTVPGDHIQAKLLQVRSRYARAELEEVLEASPDRIRPACIVADKCGGCQWQTVDYPAQVEAKTVIVQDALQRLGQLSAEVQPTIAAPYPLGYRNKVSYPLRRSDRGEVQAGYFRKGSHRLINLNQCPVQDQRLDPLLAGIKADIADRDWPIYDEQTRSRGLRHLGLRIGQRTGEILITLIATDDQLPEVEAQAEQWLTIYPDVVGVCLNLNPTHGNRILGDETLCLAGRSYLIECLDDLEFAIGPETFFQVNTEQAERLLPILKDFLQGSNRLFDLYCGVGTLTLPLASEVGSVLGLEILPESVAQAQQNADRNGITNVEFRAGAVETLLAQIPESPDAVLLDPPRKGCEPAVIEVLRDRQPQRIAYVSCNPATLARDLQALCAGDRYRLLLVQPLDFFPQTAHVETVALLEWQE; this is encoded by the coding sequence ATGGCTTCTTCTTCAGGGCTCACTTGGCGGCAGGGCGATCGCCTGACGCTGACGATTGAATCGCTCTGTGATAGCGGCGATGGCCTCGGGCGGGCGGAGGGTCGAGTGGTGTTTGTTCCTGATACGGTGCCGGGCGATCACATTCAGGCAAAACTCCTGCAGGTGCGATCGCGCTATGCCCGCGCTGAGCTAGAGGAAGTGTTGGAGGCATCGCCCGATCGCATCCGACCGGCTTGCATTGTGGCGGACAAGTGCGGCGGCTGTCAGTGGCAAACAGTCGATTATCCGGCTCAAGTCGAAGCCAAAACCGTGATTGTCCAAGATGCTTTGCAACGCCTTGGTCAACTCTCGGCGGAAGTACAACCAACGATCGCAGCTCCCTATCCGTTGGGCTATCGCAATAAGGTGAGTTACCCCCTACGCCGCAGCGATCGCGGGGAAGTCCAAGCCGGCTACTTCCGCAAAGGCAGTCACCGACTGATTAATCTCAATCAATGTCCGGTTCAAGATCAGCGCCTAGACCCGCTGCTAGCTGGGATCAAAGCCGATATTGCCGATCGGGATTGGCCGATCTACGACGAGCAGACGCGATCGCGAGGACTACGGCATTTGGGGCTGCGAATCGGTCAGCGGACTGGTGAAATCCTGATCACGTTGATTGCTACAGACGATCAGTTGCCAGAAGTTGAAGCACAAGCTGAGCAGTGGCTGACCATTTATCCGGATGTGGTCGGGGTTTGCCTCAACCTCAATCCCACCCATGGCAATCGCATTTTGGGTGATGAGACTCTTTGTTTAGCGGGTCGTTCCTATCTAATTGAATGTTTGGATGATTTGGAGTTTGCGATCGGGCCTGAGACGTTTTTTCAGGTCAACACCGAGCAAGCTGAGCGCCTGCTGCCGATCCTCAAGGACTTTTTGCAAGGGAGCAATCGCCTCTTCGATCTCTATTGCGGGGTTGGGACGCTGACGCTACCGCTGGCCAGTGAAGTGGGATCCGTCTTGGGTCTCGAAATTCTGCCGGAATCGGTGGCGCAAGCCCAGCAAAACGCCGATCGCAATGGCATTACTAATGTGGAGTTTCGGGCGGGAGCTGTTGAGACCTTACTGGCTCAAATTCCCGAATCCCCCGATGCTGTTCTGTTGGATCCGCCGCGTAAAGGCTGTGAACCGGCAGTAATTGAAGTGCTACGCGATCGCCAACCCCAACGCATTGCCTACGTGAGCTGCAATCCCGCGACTCTCGCTCGCGATCTGCAAGCTCTCTGTGCAGGCGATCGCTACCGTTTATTGCTGGTACAACCGCTAGATTTCTTCCCGCAGACTGCCCATGTCGAAACAGTGGCACTTCTTGAGTGGCAAGAATAA
- the ilvB gene encoding biosynthetic-type acetolactate synthase large subunit, with protein sequence MQLQTVTIQQRATGAYALIDSLCQHGVKHIFGYPGGAILPIYDELHRAEAAGRVQHILVRHEQGAVHAADAYSRATGQVGVCFATSGPGATNLVTGIATAQMDSIPMVVVTGQVPRTAIGTDAFQETDIYGITLPIVKHSYVVRDPREMARIVAEAFHIAQTGRPGPVLIDVPKDVGTEEFDYVPVAPGDIRLPGYRPTTRGNPRQIAQAIALIKTARRPLLYVGGGAITAGAHTELRTFAELFQLPVTTTLMGKGAFDEHHPLSLGMLGMHGTAYANFAVSECDLLIAVGARFDDRVTGKLDEFASKAQVIHVDIDPAEVGKNRVPEVPIVGDVRQVLLELLARAEEQSSPDDATRTQPWLDRIAYWKREYPLQIPQYADVLSPQEVIHSLGEAAPNAYFTTDVGQHQMWAAQFLKNGPRRWISSAGLGTMGFGMPAAMGAQVALPNETVICVAGDASILMNIQELGTLAQYNIPIKVVVVNNGWQGMVRQWQEAFYDERYSNSNMERGMPDFVKLAEAFGVKGMRVSRREDLQAAIAEMLAFDGPVFLDAIVKRNENCYPMVPAGHNNAQMLGLPKDPTLDLDLAIATCSSCGAKTLPSHKFCPDCGAKL encoded by the coding sequence GTGCAACTGCAGACGGTCACCATTCAGCAGCGTGCGACCGGCGCTTATGCCCTGATTGATAGTCTCTGTCAGCACGGAGTTAAGCACATCTTTGGCTACCCGGGTGGTGCAATTCTACCCATCTACGATGAGCTGCATCGGGCTGAAGCGGCTGGCCGAGTGCAACACATTCTCGTCCGTCATGAGCAAGGGGCTGTTCACGCAGCGGATGCTTACTCGCGGGCAACAGGACAAGTCGGTGTTTGTTTCGCCACGTCTGGCCCTGGGGCAACCAATCTCGTAACGGGTATTGCCACCGCTCAGATGGACTCGATTCCGATGGTGGTGGTGACGGGGCAGGTTCCCCGCACCGCGATCGGGACGGATGCCTTCCAAGAAACGGATATCTACGGCATCACTCTACCGATCGTCAAACATTCCTATGTGGTGCGCGACCCGCGAGAGATGGCGCGGATCGTGGCTGAGGCTTTCCACATTGCACAAACTGGTCGGCCCGGCCCTGTCTTAATTGATGTGCCCAAAGACGTGGGCACCGAAGAATTTGATTATGTGCCCGTCGCTCCGGGTGATATTCGCTTGCCGGGTTACCGCCCGACCACGCGGGGCAACCCACGTCAGATTGCGCAGGCGATCGCACTGATCAAAACGGCTCGTCGGCCCCTACTTTACGTTGGTGGCGGTGCAATTACGGCGGGTGCTCATACGGAGCTGCGGACCTTTGCTGAGCTGTTCCAGCTGCCAGTGACTACAACGCTGATGGGCAAAGGAGCGTTTGATGAACACCATCCGCTCTCCCTTGGCATGCTGGGGATGCATGGAACGGCCTATGCCAACTTTGCCGTTAGTGAATGTGACTTGCTGATTGCAGTTGGCGCGCGGTTTGACGATCGCGTCACTGGCAAGCTCGATGAATTTGCCTCTAAGGCGCAGGTCATTCACGTCGATATTGACCCAGCGGAAGTTGGCAAGAACCGCGTGCCGGAAGTCCCGATTGTCGGCGACGTGCGTCAGGTGCTTTTGGAGTTGCTAGCACGAGCTGAAGAGCAATCCAGTCCCGATGATGCAACTCGTACCCAGCCCTGGCTCGATCGCATCGCCTACTGGAAGCGGGAATATCCTTTGCAGATTCCGCAGTATGCGGATGTGTTGTCACCACAGGAAGTGATTCATAGCCTTGGTGAAGCTGCACCGAATGCTTATTTCACCACCGATGTTGGCCAGCACCAAATGTGGGCGGCTCAGTTCCTCAAGAATGGTCCACGGCGTTGGATTTCTAGTGCTGGGCTTGGCACGATGGGCTTTGGTATGCCTGCAGCGATGGGGGCTCAGGTTGCCCTGCCCAACGAAACCGTGATCTGTGTCGCGGGGGATGCCAGCATCTTGATGAACATTCAAGAGCTGGGAACCTTGGCCCAATACAACATTCCGATCAAGGTTGTTGTGGTCAACAACGGCTGGCAGGGAATGGTGCGCCAATGGCAAGAAGCGTTCTACGACGAGCGCTATTCCAACTCCAATATGGAGCGGGGCATGCCTGACTTTGTGAAGCTGGCAGAAGCCTTTGGTGTTAAAGGCATGCGGGTTAGCCGTCGCGAAGACCTGCAAGCGGCGATCGCTGAAATGCTGGCTTTTGATGGGCCCGTGTTTTTGGATGCGATCGTCAAGCGCAACGAAAACTGCTATCCAATGGTTCCAGCAGGGCACAACAACGCTCAGATGCTGGGCTTGCCCAAAGATCCCACATTGGACTTGGATTTAGCGATCGCAACCTGTTCAAGCTGTGGTGCAAAAACCTTGCCTAGCCACAAGTTCTGTCCAGACTGTGGCGCCAAGCTCTAG
- a CDS encoding HepT-like ribonuclease domain-containing protein, whose translation MKRDQESLIDINNAIKRILRFAHGVSRTELDKNDEKLSAILYQITIIGEATKRLSKDFRRENPDIPWREMAGMRDVIVHEYDQLDLDVVWDVIINKLPSLSQLINQLLPQ comes from the coding sequence ATGAAGCGTGACCAAGAATCTTTAATTGACATCAATAATGCCATTAAGCGTATTCTACGCTTTGCGCACGGAGTCAGCCGTACAGAACTAGATAAAAATGACGAGAAATTATCAGCTATTCTCTACCAAATCACCATCATTGGTGAAGCTACTAAGCGACTTTCTAAAGATTTTCGGAGGGAGAATCCAGACATACCTTGGCGAGAAATGGCAGGAATGCGAGATGTTATCGTTCACGAATATGATCAGCTCGATCTTGATGTCGTGTGGGATGTGATCATCAATAAGTTGCCATCACTCTCTCAGCTTATTAATCAGTTACTTCCTCAATAA
- a CDS encoding nucleotidyltransferase family protein encodes MNSPEEKLPIEQIQEFCQKWQVTELALFGSVLRDDFRPDSDIDVLITFSSTQKRGLTETMQMREELQSLFNRKVDLVVKAAIERSENWLRRKNILESAKVIYEA; translated from the coding sequence ATGAATAGCCCTGAAGAAAAACTGCCAATAGAGCAGATTCAAGAGTTTTGTCAGAAGTGGCAAGTGACTGAACTTGCTCTTTTTGGTTCTGTCTTGCGGGATGATTTCCGACCCGATAGTGACATCGATGTTTTGATTACCTTTTCCTCAACTCAAAAACGGGGTTTAACCGAAACAATGCAAATGAGAGAAGAGCTACAGTCACTTTTCAATCGAAAAGTTGATTTAGTTGTAAAAGCTGCGATCGAACGGAGTGAAAATTGGTTAAGACGCAAGAATATTTTAGAGTCTGCAAAAGTCATTTATGAAGCGTGA
- a CDS encoding allophycocyanin subunit alpha-B, with the protein MTIVSQVILKADDELRYPSGGELKNITDFFKTGEQRLRIAQVLSDSEKKIVDQASRKLWQRRPDFIAPGGNAYGQKQRAQCLRDYGWYLRLVTYGVLAGDKEPIESIGLLGAREMYNSLGVPLPGMAEAIRTLKEASLALLSSADATVAAPYFDFLIQGMETI; encoded by the coding sequence ATGACCATCGTTAGCCAGGTAATCCTCAAAGCGGACGACGAGCTGCGCTATCCCAGTGGCGGCGAACTCAAAAACATCACTGATTTTTTCAAAACGGGTGAGCAGCGCCTCCGTATCGCTCAGGTTCTGAGCGACAGCGAGAAGAAGATTGTGGATCAGGCTAGCCGCAAACTGTGGCAGCGTCGGCCCGACTTCATTGCCCCCGGCGGTAATGCCTACGGTCAGAAGCAACGGGCTCAGTGCCTGCGGGACTATGGCTGGTACCTCCGTCTTGTCACCTACGGCGTGCTCGCAGGGGACAAAGAACCCATCGAAAGCATTGGTTTGCTGGGTGCCCGTGAAATGTACAACTCCCTAGGCGTTCCTCTGCCCGGCATGGCCGAAGCCATTCGCACCCTCAAGGAGGCTTCTTTGGCACTACTGAGCAGTGCTGATGCCACGGTGGCTGCCCCCTACTTCGACTTCCTGATTCAAGGCATGGAGACGATCTAG
- a CDS encoding M23 family metallopeptidase yields the protein MERSLRRWGKYGWAGLAIGIALTLGASRQTVEAQSVEVAYASLWQSASFPVENFQAYTGRFGEPRPNGRGGTRPHLGLDIAAPEGSYIRNWWGGRVIEVSDDSACGTSVVIASGSYIHIYCHMMGRVELINGQRAMVDRAGGVVIPEGQVIQTGQRIGRIGMTGRTTGPHLHWGMRYNEQWIDPGAILQAMYSSQSISRR from the coding sequence ATGGAGCGATCGCTGCGGCGATGGGGTAAATACGGCTGGGCGGGGTTGGCGATCGGAATTGCTCTGACCTTAGGGGCCTCGCGCCAAACTGTTGAAGCCCAATCAGTTGAGGTAGCCTACGCCAGCCTTTGGCAAAGTGCCTCGTTCCCTGTCGAAAACTTTCAGGCTTACACGGGTCGCTTTGGTGAGCCCCGTCCCAACGGTCGCGGTGGCACCCGTCCTCATCTCGGGCTGGATATTGCCGCACCGGAAGGCAGCTACATCCGTAACTGGTGGGGTGGCCGTGTCATTGAGGTGTCTGATGACAGTGCCTGTGGAACTTCTGTGGTCATCGCTTCGGGCAGCTATATCCATATCTACTGCCACATGATGGGGCGTGTAGAACTCATCAATGGCCAGCGAGCCATGGTCGATCGCGCTGGGGGAGTGGTGATTCCTGAAGGTCAAGTGATTCAGACGGGTCAGCGCATTGGCCGGATTGGGATGACTGGACGGACAACCGGACCGCACTTGCATTGGGGGATGCGCTACAACGAGCAGTGGATTGACCCCGGTGCGATTCTGCAAGCCATGTATTCGTCCCAGTCAATTTCACGGCGCTGA
- the petJ gene encoding cytochrome c6 PetJ, protein MIESDQQLRSPRGEGAVGDGSVKRWLIALGLVISFILGGPQRAIAADLQAGAKLFQNNCAACHWNGGNVINGQKTLRQEALRRYGMDSLAALQRQITNGKNAMPAFGQRLSSEQIEAIAAYVFDRAQQGWTAR, encoded by the coding sequence ATGATTGAGAGCGATCAACAGTTGCGATCGCCTAGGGGTGAGGGAGCAGTGGGGGATGGCAGCGTGAAACGATGGCTGATTGCACTAGGACTGGTGATCAGCTTCATCTTGGGTGGTCCGCAGAGGGCGATCGCCGCAGATCTCCAAGCCGGTGCGAAACTGTTCCAAAATAACTGTGCGGCTTGCCATTGGAATGGTGGCAACGTCATCAATGGGCAAAAAACCCTGCGGCAAGAGGCACTGCGTCGCTATGGCATGGACTCCTTGGCTGCTCTGCAGCGGCAGATTACCAATGGCAAAAATGCGATGCCAGCCTTTGGGCAGCGTCTCAGCTCTGAGCAAATTGAGGCGATCGCGGCCTATGTCTTTGATCGCGCACAGCAGGGCTGGACGGCCCGCTAA
- a CDS encoding site-specific integrase, whose protein sequence is MPRSRRPPFEIATAIAQANERFRMAGLRLRIEQRGDCLGLRGQLPPKPGSDRQRPHQQRLSLGLPPTEAGLREAERQLKIVAGQLLQDSFDWTPYLVWSREPRLKSEDLAAAIWQFEQQFFQDPQRSQRPASTETTWRSAYQPYLRRLQAIAQQQPQRSLSEQLQLTVASYPTQSRSAQLCTTALKAFAAWLDLDLPELPRPLLRGGSLPVQPRQLPSDAAIEQAFLQIPNPAWRFVFGIMATYGLRNHEVFFADYSGLSHGDPEAVIRVLATTKTGEHDVWPFLPDWVEQFELRQIQLPAITTDLNQTTLQRIGQRVTQQFRRYGLPFSPYDLRHAWAVRAIHLGLPDAVAAKMMGHSIAIHTRTYQRWIGRRDQQRAVAETLARWRDRSATA, encoded by the coding sequence ATGCCGCGTTCTCGTCGTCCTCCCTTTGAAATTGCCACAGCGATCGCCCAAGCCAATGAGCGGTTTCGCATGGCTGGGTTACGGCTGCGGATTGAGCAGCGCGGAGACTGTCTGGGGTTGCGCGGTCAGTTGCCCCCCAAACCCGGAAGCGATCGCCAGCGCCCCCACCAACAGCGCTTGAGCTTGGGGTTGCCGCCCACCGAAGCGGGTCTGCGCGAAGCAGAGCGGCAGCTCAAAATTGTGGCGGGTCAGCTGCTACAGGACAGCTTCGACTGGACACCGTACCTGGTCTGGTCTCGTGAACCGCGCCTCAAGTCAGAGGATCTGGCAGCAGCGATCTGGCAATTCGAGCAGCAGTTTTTCCAAGATCCCCAGCGATCGCAGCGTCCAGCCTCTACGGAAACCACCTGGCGATCGGCCTATCAGCCCTACCTGCGCCGCTTACAGGCGATTGCCCAGCAACAGCCCCAGCGATCGCTGTCGGAGCAATTGCAGTTGACTGTAGCGAGTTACCCAACCCAGAGTCGTAGCGCTCAGCTCTGCACGACTGCACTCAAAGCGTTTGCCGCATGGCTGGATTTGGATCTCCCAGAACTACCGCGCCCCTTATTGAGGGGTGGTAGTCTTCCTGTGCAACCCCGTCAATTACCCAGCGATGCTGCGATTGAACAGGCGTTTCTGCAAATCCCTAATCCCGCATGGCGCTTCGTCTTTGGGATCATGGCAACCTATGGTCTCCGTAACCACGAAGTCTTTTTCGCGGACTATTCAGGGCTCAGTCACGGCGATCCCGAAGCGGTGATTCGGGTGTTGGCAACCACTAAAACAGGCGAGCATGATGTCTGGCCCTTTTTGCCCGACTGGGTCGAGCAATTTGAACTGCGTCAAATTCAGCTACCGGCCATTACCACCGATCTCAACCAAACGACGTTGCAGCGGATCGGCCAGCGAGTCACCCAACAGTTCCGACGCTATGGCCTCCCCTTTTCGCCCTACGATCTGCGCCATGCTTGGGCGGTACGAGCGATTCATCTTGGTTTGCCCGACGCGGTAGCCGCCAAAATGATGGGGCACTCAATCGCCATTCATACCCGCACCTATCAGCGCTGGATTGGTCGCCGCGATCAACAACGGGCGGTGGCTGAAACACTGGCACGCTGGCGCGATCGCTCCGCTACGGCTTAA